The Amycolatopsis japonica nucleotide sequence GACGACGACCGCGCGGTGCGGGTACTCGGTGCGCCCGGCGGCCAGGGTGTACGCCACATCGGCGAGGTCGAGGTCGATGTCCCCGGCAAGCCGCTCGGCGAGTTGGTCGACCGCGGCCGAGAGCGCTTCCGTGGTGTTGGCCGAAATCCGCAGCAGATGCGCGGGATGCGGCGTCCGGGACCGCTGGGGGCTCGGCGCCTCCTCCAGCACGACGTGCGCGTTGGTGCCGCCGACGCCGAACGAGCTGACGCCCGCCCGCCGCGGCACCCGGTCCGCCTCCCACTTCGTCACCTCGCGGGCCGGATAGAACGGGCTCGCCGGGAAGTCGATACCGGGGTTGGGTTCGTGGTAGTTGATGGTCGGCGGGATCAGGCCGTGTTCCATGACGAGTACGGCCTTGATCAGCGAGACCACGCCCGCCGCCTGCGAAAGGTGGCCGATGTTGGATTTCACCGAGCCGATCGCGCACCAGCCGGTGTCCGCGATCCCGTTACTGTACACAGTGGACAGTGCGGTGATCTCGATCGGGTCGCCCAGCGCGGTGCCGGTGCCGTGCGCCTCGACGTAGCCGATGGTGCGCGGATCGACCCCGGCCATGCCGACGGCCTGTGCGACCGCTTCCGTCTGCCCGGACACGCTGGGCGCGGAGAAACCGACCTTGGTGGCGCCGTCGTTGTTGATCGCGTTGCCCAGCACGACACCCCGGATGTGGTCGCCGTCCTCGATCGCCTGCGACAGCCGCTTCACCAGCACGACCCCGACGCCGCTGCTCCAGACCGTGCCGTTGGCGTCCGCGTCGAACGCGCGCACGTGGCCGTCCGGCGAGGTGAAGCCGTCGACGCCCATGTAGCCGACACCGTGCGGCATCTCCACGTTGACGCCGCCGGCCAGTGCCATGTCGCACTCGCCGTTGCGCAGCGCCTCGCAGGCGAGGTGCACCGCGACCAGGGACGTCGAGCAGGCGGTGAACACCGCGAGGCTCGGGCCGCGCAGGTTGAGCTTGTACGACACCGAGGTCGTCAGGTAGCTCGGCTGGTTACCGGTCGAAATGCCGATCCCGCCGTGCTGCGAGGCGAGGAGCCGCTCGTTGCGCAGCAGGTTCTCCGTCAGGTAGCCGGTGCCCCCGGACCCGCCGTAGACGCCGATCGCGCCGTCGAAGCGGGCCGGGTCGTAGCCCGCGTCGGTCAGCGCGGCGTGGCACGACTGGAGGAACAGCCGGTGCTGCGGGTCGGTGATCTCGGCTTCACGGCTGGTCATGCCGAACAGTTCCGCGTCGAACTCGTCGAAGCCGTCGACCACGGCGGTGGCGTTCACCCAGCTCGGGTCGTCCACTGTGTCCGGTGCGGCGCCGCGGGCGATCATCTCCTCGCGGGTGGCGGGCACGATCGACTCGACGCCGTCGACGAGGTTGCGCCAGAACTGCCGCGCGTCGCGCGCGCCGGGCACGCGCACGTCGAGTCCGACGATCGCGATGGGTTCGGCTCCGGGATCGCCGGTGCCGGTTTCGGGGAGGTGGGTCACGGTGGTGCTCCTATCAGGGGCCGGCCGGGCCGGCGGTGCGACGGGGTCTTCTGGTCTGGGTGCGGCCGCGGCGGGCGGCGACGCGTTCGGCGGCGCGAGCCAGCTCCAGGCTGGCGGCGCCATCGGAGTGCAGGTGCGCGGCGAGGGCGCGGACGGTGGGATGGGTGAACAGGTCGACCATCGGGATCCGGCGGGCGAGCCGGGCGGTGACCTGGGCGTGCACCTTGGCGAGGGCGAGCGAATGCCCGCCCACGTCGAAGAAGTTGTCGGTGTGCCCGACTTCGGCGACGCCGAGGACGTCGCACCAGGCCCGAGCGATCACGGCCTCGGTCGCGGCGAGCACCGCCGGGTCCGCGGCGACCGACGGCGGCCGTGCCCGGACGCGGGTCGTCGCGGCCGGAGCGGCGGTGCGGACACCCGCCCTCGGCAGTTCCGGCACACTCGTCCCGACCGGCGCGTCCGGCGCCGCGGCCAGCGCGCCGAGCAGGGCGACGTAGTCCTCGGCGAGCCCGGCCATCCTGGTGTGGTCGAACAGGTCCGGGTTGTACAGCAGTTCGACGCCGTCGTCGTGGACGTACACCGTGAGGTCGAACGGCGACCCCGGCTTGTCGACCGGTAGCCACGCCGAAGCCACGCCGGGCAGGTCGAGCCGCGGCTCGGCGAAGTTCAGGACGTTGAACATCACCTGCACGAGCGGCGCGTGCGCGGGATCGCGGGGCACGCCGAGCGCCTCGACGAGCCGCTCGACCGGCGCGGCCGGATGCGCGGTCGCGGCGAGGAGTTCCGCGCCGCCGTCGCGGACGTGCGCGGTGAAGTCCGCGGCGTCGTCGGCCCGCAGCCGCACCGGCACGATGTCCACGAAGAACCCCGCGACGTCTTGGCTTTCGGCGAGCTGCCGGTCCGCGACGACCGTGGCGACCAGGTGGTCGGCCGCGCCGGTGAGCCGCCGCAGAAGCTGACCGAACGCGGCGAGCAGCACCCCGGCGCGGGTCGTGCCGGTGCGGGCGGCCAGCGCCCGCACCGATTCGGCGGCACCGTCCGGAAAGGACTGACGCAGGCTCGCACCCCGGTAGGTCTGCACGGCCGGGCGCGGCCGGTCTCGCGGAAGGTCCACTGTGGTCGGTGCACCGGTCAGATGTTCTTTCCACCAAGCGACATCCACGGCCTCGCGGCGTTCGTCGCGCCCGGCCCGCCACACCGCGTAGTCCGCATAGGACGCCACCGGCGGCGGCAGCGGCTCGCCCCGGTAAGCCGCCGACAGGTCGGCGCACAGCAGGTCCTGCGACCAGCCGTCGAACACCGCGTGATGCAGCGTGAAGCCGAGCACGTGTTCCGTCTCGCCGAGCCGGTAGAGCCGCACACGCCAGGGAGCTTCACGGTCGAGGTGCACCGGCGTCGCGGCGTCGGCGGCCAGCCGGGCCCGCAGACCGTCCTCGGTCACCGGCGCCACCGGCAGCGGAACGTCCGACGGCGGCAGGCGATCCGCCACCGGCGCGCCGTCGACGGCGCGGATCCGCCAGCGGAGCACGTCGTGCCGCTCGGCGACCGCGCGCAAGGCGTGGCGGAGCGCGTCGACGTCCAGCGCGCCGGTCAGCCGGAACGCCATCGCGATGTTGTACGGCGCGGCGTCCGGGGCGAGCTGGTCGAGGAACCACATCCGCCGCTGCTGCGGGGACAACGTGGGCGCGTGCCCGGTGGTCAGGCCCGGCCCGGTCAGCGGCGCCGCGGCCGCGACCCGCCGGGCGAGCCCGTCGAGCGTGCCGCCTGCCAGGACGTCCTCCGTGGCGATGTCGGCGGCGAGCTCCGTCCGCAGCGCCGCGACCAGGCGCATCGCGGCGATCGAGTTCCCGCCCGAGGCCAGGAAATCCGTCCCCGCGCCGTCGCCGAGCACCCGCCGCCAGATGGCCGCGACCGCGCGTTCGGCCGGGGTGCCGAGCGGCCCGAGGTCCTGTTGGCCCGCCAGCGCCGCTTCGGCCAGATCGCGCAGCGCGGGCCGGTCGATCTTGCCGGTGAGCGGGTTGACCGGCAGGCGGTCGAGCACCCGGACCGCGGCGGGCCGCATCGCCGCGGTGAGCCGGTCACGGCCGAGTTCGTCCACATCGGACGGTGCGGAAGCCGGTGCCACGAAGGCGACCAGCCGGGTGCCCGCCGGTCCGGGAACGGCTGTCACGGCGGCGGCTTCGACGTCCGGATGGGTCGTGAGCGCGGCCTCCACCTCACCCAGTTCGATCCGCTGGCCACGGACCTTCACCTGACGGTCGGCGCGCCCGGCGAACTCGAGCCGCCCGTCGGGCAGCTGGCGCGCCAGATCTCCGGTGCGGTAGAGCCGCTCCCCCGGCGTGATCGGGTCGTCGACGAACTTCGCCGCGGTCAGCTCCGGGCTGCCGAGGTAGCCGAGCGCGAGGCCGGGGCCGCCGATGAGCAGCTCGCCGATCTCGCCGGGCGCGACCGGCCGCAGCTCGGTGTCCACGACGTACGCCCGGTGGTTCGGCGTCGGGCGGCCGAGCGGCAACGGGTCGGCGGGGACGCCGGTGACCTCGTCGGTGACGACCACGACCGTGGTCTCGG carries:
- a CDS encoding non-ribosomal peptide synthetase; the protein is MTDTLPVVGGHGPPLSYPDTTLTGLILAQAARTPDAVAVRQGDARLTYRELVASATGVARLLWSRGAGPGTRVGVCADRRPELISTVVGVLLSGSAYVPLEPGGPKARLAEIAADAEVSLVVGDRARAEFGATAGIEALDVPPPVEEPVECPAGPDDLVHLLYTSGSTGRPKGVLTSHRNVVAFVTGFAAALGIRPGARALGISSLAFDAFTMDVFVPLTKGGSVQLTGVADRADPERLRRFLVEHDVEWGFVTPTLLSMVDPAAVPGWRVIACGGEPVPAELAARWLPGRRFFNAYGPTETTVVVVTDEVTGVPADPLPLGRPTPNHRAYVVDTELRPVAPGEIGELLIGGPGLALGYLGSPELTAAKFVDDPITPGERLYRTGDLARQLPDGRLEFAGRADRQVKVRGQRIELGEVEAALTTHPDVEAAAVTAVPGPAGTRLVAFVAPASAPSDVDELGRDRLTAAMRPAAVRVLDRLPVNPLTGKIDRPALRDLAEAALAGQQDLGPLGTPAERAVAAIWRRVLGDGAGTDFLASGGNSIAAMRLVAALRTELAADIATEDVLAGGTLDGLARRVAAAAPLTGPGLTTGHAPTLSPQQRRMWFLDQLAPDAAPYNIAMAFRLTGALDVDALRHALRAVAERHDVLRWRIRAVDGAPVADRLPPSDVPLPVAPVTEDGLRARLAADAATPVHLDREAPWRVRLYRLGETEHVLGFTLHHAVFDGWSQDLLCADLSAAYRGEPLPPPVASYADYAVWRAGRDERREAVDVAWWKEHLTGAPTTVDLPRDRPRPAVQTYRGASLRQSFPDGAAESVRALAARTGTTRAGVLLAAFGQLLRRLTGAADHLVATVVADRQLAESQDVAGFFVDIVPVRLRADDAADFTAHVRDGGAELLAATAHPAAPVERLVEALGVPRDPAHAPLVQVMFNVLNFAEPRLDLPGVASAWLPVDKPGSPFDLTVYVHDDGVELLYNPDLFDHTRMAGLAEDYVALLGALAAAPDAPVGTSVPELPRAGVRTAAPAATTRVRARPPSVAADPAVLAATEAVIARAWCDVLGVAEVGHTDNFFDVGGHSLALAKVHAQVTARLARRIPMVDLFTHPTVRALAAHLHSDGAASLELARAAERVAARRGRTQTRRPRRTAGPAGP